From a region of the Salvelinus fontinalis isolate EN_2023a chromosome 13, ASM2944872v1, whole genome shotgun sequence genome:
- the LOC129867878 gene encoding arrestin-C-like encodes MAQDHHRFVTNVKELQLHSVLTFSSSSFLQLTLYLGKRDYVDHVQNVDPIEGVVKIDSAGLAGRKVFVKLACAFHYGREDLDVIGLSFRKDIWVKHIQLYPDAGHKPNLTPMHVCLLKKAGEQGHAFTFDIATNLPCSVTLQPGPENAGKACGVDFEVKTYIATEADPEEKLDRKDTARMTVRKIQFAPDATGAPGPKADICKSFMMSDKPVHLQASLEKEIYYHGDPIDVNIKVKNETSRTVTKIKIIVEQTTDVVLYSADKYTKTVLSQDFGETIDPNSRFDKSLAITPLLAENKKKRGLALDGRLKDEDTNLASNTIIRAGMDKEVLGILVSYKIKVNLMVSSGGLLGGLTASDIQVELPLILMHPKPQGELTV; translated from the exons ATGGCACA AGACCATCACCGATTTGTGACGAACGTGAAAGAGCTCCAGTTACATTCTGTGTTgacattttcttcttcttcctttcTTCAGCTTACCCTTTACCTGGGAAAGAGAGACTATGTCGACCATGTTCAGAATGTGGACCCTATCG AGGGAGTGGTGAAAATTGATTCTGCAGGCCTTGCAGGCAGGAAAG tgTTTGTGAAGCTGGCGTGTGCCTTCCATTATGGCCGCGAGGACCTGGATGTCATTGGACTGTCCTTTAGGAAAGACATCTGGGTCAAGCACATCCAGTTGTACCCTGATGCTGGCCACAAACCCAACCTCACTCCCATGCACGTTTGCCTGCTCAAGAAGGCAGGAGAGCAGGGCCATGCCTTCACTTTCGATATTGCCACAAACCTTCCCTGCTCTGTCACACTCCAGCCAGGACCAGAAAATGCTGGAAAG GCTTGCGGTGTGGACTTTGAAGTCAAGACGTACATTGCAACTGAGGCAGACCCCGAAGAGAAACTTGATAGGAA AGACACTGCCCGCATGACCGTCCGTAAGATCCAGTTTGCCCCAGACGCGACTGGTGCTCCTGGGCCCAAGGCTGACATCTGCAAGAGCTTCATGATGTCTGACAAGCCTGTCCACCTACAGGCCTCTCTGGAGAAGGAG ATCTACTATCATGGAGATCCGATCGACGTCAACATCAAAGTCAAAAATGAAACCTCCAGAACAGTGACAAAAATCAAAATCATAG TTGAGCAGACTACAGACGTGGTTCTCTACTCCGCAGACAAATACACCAAAACCGTACTTTCTCAAGACTTTGG AGAGACAATAGATCCCAATAGCAGATTCGATAAATCCCTTGCCATCACCCCCCTACTGGctgaaaacaagaagaagcgcggTCTGGCGCTGGACGGCAGACTGAAGGACGAGGACACGAACCTGGCCTCCAACACTAT TATTAGAGCCGGTATGGATAAGGAAGTGTTGGGAATCTTGGTCTCCTACAAAATCAAGGTCAACTTGATGGTGTCTTCAGGAGG CTTGTTGGGAGGTCTCACAGCCAGTGACATACAGGTGGAGCTCCCGCTGATTCTCATGCATCCCAAACCCCAAGGTGAACTGACAGTATGA